A single Macaca mulatta isolate MMU2019108-1 chromosome 15, T2T-MMU8v2.0, whole genome shotgun sequence DNA region contains:
- the INIP gene encoding SOSS complex subunit C isoform X1, translated as MAANSSGQGFQNKNRVAILAELDKEKRKLLMQNQSSTNHPGASIALSRPSLNKDFRDHAEQQHIAAQQKAALQHAHAHSSGYFITQDSAFGNLILPVLPRLDPE; from the exons gttttcaaaacaaaaatagagttgCAATCTTGGCAGAACtggacaaagagaaaagaaaactacttaTGCAGAACCAGTCTTCAACAAATCATCCTGGAGCTAG CATTGCACTCTCGAGACCCTCTCTTAATAAGGACTTCCGGGATCACGCTGAGCAGCAGCATATCGCAGCCCAACAGAAGGCAGCTTTGCAG CATGCTCATGCACATTCATCTGGATACTTCATCACTCAAGACTCTGCATTTGGGAACCTTATTCTTCCTGTTTTACCTCGCCTTGAcccagaatga
- the INIP gene encoding SOSS complex subunit C isoform X5, translated as MQNQSSTNHPGASIALSRPSLNKDFRDHAEQQHIAAQQKAALQHAHAHSSGYFITQDSAFGNLILPVLPRLDPE; from the exons aTGCAGAACCAGTCTTCAACAAATCATCCTGGAGCTAG CATTGCACTCTCGAGACCCTCTCTTAATAAGGACTTCCGGGATCACGCTGAGCAGCAGCATATCGCAGCCCAACAGAAGGCAGCTTTGCAG CATGCTCATGCACATTCATCTGGATACTTCATCACTCAAGACTCTGCATTTGGGAACCTTATTCTTCCTGTTTTACCTCGCCTTGAcccagaatga
- the INIP gene encoding SOSS complex subunit C isoform X2 encodes MPPSLGFQNKNRVAILAELDKEKRKLLMQNQSSTNHPGASIALSRPSLNKDFRDHAEQQHIAAQQKAALQHAHAHSSGYFITQDSAFGNLILPVLPRLDPE; translated from the exons gttttcaaaacaaaaatagagttgCAATCTTGGCAGAACtggacaaagagaaaagaaaactacttaTGCAGAACCAGTCTTCAACAAATCATCCTGGAGCTAG CATTGCACTCTCGAGACCCTCTCTTAATAAGGACTTCCGGGATCACGCTGAGCAGCAGCATATCGCAGCCCAACAGAAGGCAGCTTTGCAG CATGCTCATGCACATTCATCTGGATACTTCATCACTCAAGACTCTGCATTTGGGAACCTTATTCTTCCTGTTTTACCTCGCCTTGAcccagaatga
- the INIP gene encoding SOSS complex subunit C isoform X3, with product MAANSSGQGFQNKNRVAILAELDKEKRKLLMQNQSSTNHPGASMLMHIHLDTSSLKTLHLGTLFFLFYLALTQNEENICDGKVTL from the exons gttttcaaaacaaaaatagagttgCAATCTTGGCAGAACtggacaaagagaaaagaaaactacttaTGCAGAACCAGTCTTCAACAAATCATCCTGGAGCTAG CATGCTCATGCACATTCATCTGGATACTTCATCACTCAAGACTCTGCATTTGGGAACCTTATTCTTCCTGTTTTACCTCGCCTTGAcccagaatgaagaaaatatttgcgatGGAAAAGTGACTTTGTAA
- the INIP gene encoding SOSS complex subunit C isoform X4, with the protein MAANSSGQALHSRDPLLIRTSGITLSSSISQPNRRQLCSMLMHIHLDTSSLKTLHLGTLFFLFYLALTQNEENICDGKVTL; encoded by the exons CATTGCACTCTCGAGACCCTCTCTTAATAAGGACTTCCGGGATCACGCTGAGCAGCAGCATATCGCAGCCCAACAGAAGGCAGCTTTGCAG CATGCTCATGCACATTCATCTGGATACTTCATCACTCAAGACTCTGCATTTGGGAACCTTATTCTTCCTGTTTTACCTCGCCTTGAcccagaatgaagaaaatatttgcgatGGAAAAGTGACTTTGTAA